The following coding sequences lie in one Arabidopsis thaliana chromosome 3, partial sequence genomic window:
- the BAM1 gene encoding beta-amylase 1 (beta-amylase 1 (BAM1); FUNCTIONS IN: beta-amylase activity; INVOLVED IN: response to water deprivation, starch catabolic process; LOCATED IN: cytosol, nucleus; EXPRESSED IN: 25 plant structures; EXPRESSED DURING: 15 growth stages; CONTAINS InterPro DOMAIN/s: Glycoside hydrolase, family 14, conserved site (InterPro:IPR018238), Glycoside hydrolase, family 14 (InterPro:IPR001554), Glycoside hydrolase, catalytic core (InterPro:IPR017853), Glycoside hydrolase, family 14B, plant (InterPro:IPR001371), Glycoside hydrolase, subgroup, catalytic core (InterPro:IPR013781); BEST Arabidopsis thaliana protein match is: chloroplast beta-amylase (TAIR:AT4G17090.1); Has 845 Blast hits to 843 proteins in 168 species: Archae - 0; Bacteria - 89; Metazoa - 0; Fungi - 0; Plants - 691; Viruses - 0; Other Eukaryotes - 65 (source: NCBI BLink).) yields MALNLSHQLGVLAGTPIKSGEMTDSSLLSISPPSARMMTPKAMNRNYKAHGTDPSPPMSPILGATRADLSVACKAFAVENGIGTIEEQRTYREGGIGGKKEGGGGVPVFVMMPLDSVTMGNTVNRRKAMKASLQALKSAGVEGIMIDVWWGLVEKESPGTYNWGGYNELLELAKKLGLKVQAVMSFHQCGGNVGDSVTIPLPQWVVEEVDKDPDLAYTDQWGRRNHEYISLGADTLPVLKGRTPVQCYADFMRAFRDNFKHLLGETIVEIQVGMGPAGELRYPSYPEQEGTWKFPGIGAFQCYDKYSLSSLKAAAETYGKPEWGSTGPTDAGHYNNWPEDTQFFKKEGGGWNSEYGDFFLSWYSQMLLDHGERILSSAKSIFENMGVKISVKIAGIHWHYGTRSHAPELTAGYYNTRFRDGYLPIAQMLARHNAIFNFTCIEMRDHEQPQDALCAPEKLVNQVALATLAAEVPLAGENALPRYDDYAHEQILKASALNLDQNNEGEPREMCAFTYLRMNPELFQADNWGKFVAFVKKMGEGRDSHRCREEVEREAEHFVHVTQPLVQEAAVALTH; encoded by the exons atggcGCTTAATTTATCGCATCAGCTAGGAGTACTCGCCGGAACTCCGATCAAATCCGGTGAAATGACAGATTCATCGTTGTTATCAATTTCACCACCATCGGCGAGAATGATGACACCTAAAGCAATGAATCGAAACTACAAGGCTCACGGAACAGATCCATCACCGCCGATGAGTCCAATTTTAGGTGCGACACGTGCGGATCTGTCGGTGGCGTGTAAAGCTTTCGCGGTGGAGAATGGAATCGGGACCATTGAAGAACAGAGAACGTATAGAGAAGGAGGGATTGGtggaaagaaagaaggaggaggaggtgttCCTGTGTTTGTGATGATGCCGCTTGATAGTGTTACCATGGGGAACACGGTGAATCGAAGAAAGGCGATGAAAGCGAGTTTGCAAGCGTTGAAGAGTGCTGGTGTTGAAGGGATTATGATTGATGTGTGGTGGGGTTTGGTTGAGAAGGAATCTCCTGGAACTTATAATTGGGGAGGTTATAATGAATTGCTTGAGCTGGCTAAGAAGCTTGGTCTTAAGGTTCAAGCTGTTATGTCGTTTCATCAGTGTGGTGGCAACGTTGGTGACTCTGTCAC tATTCCTCTGCCTCAGTGGGTTGTTGAAGAGGTTGACAAGGATCCAGACCTTGCATACACTGATCAGTGGGGAAGAAGGAACCATGAGTATATATCACTTGGCGCTGATACACTCCCTGTTCTCAAAGGTAGAACACCTGTGCAATGCTATGCGGATTTCATGCGTGCTTTTAGAGACAACTTCAAGCATCTTCTTGGAGAGACCATTGTG GAAATCCAAGTGGGAATGGGACCTGCAGGAGAGCTGCGTTACCCTTCGTACCCCGAGCAAGAAGGGACATGGAAGTTCCCAGGGATTGGAGCCTTCCAGTGCTATGATAAG TACTCGTTAAGCAGCTTGAAAGCAGCAGCTGAGACTTATGGGAAGCCAGAGTGGGGCAGTACTGGCCCAACCGATGCTGGTCACTACAATAACTGGCCAGAAGACACCCAgttcttcaaaaaagaaggtGGTGGTTGGAACTCAGAGTATGGAGATTTCTTCCTCTCATGGTACTCCCAGATGCTGTTGGATCACGGCGAGCGGATCCTATCCTCAGCCAAATCAATATTCGAAAACATGGGTGTCAAAATATCGGTCAAAATCGCTGGAATCCACTGGCACTACGGGACCCGCTCTCACGCGCCTGAGCTCACAGCAGGGTACTACAACACAAGGTTCAGAGACGGGTACCTCCCGATCGCCCAAATGTTAGCCAGACACAATGCCATATTCAACTTCACATGTATCGAGATGAGGGATCACGAACAGCCTCAAGACGCACTTTGTGCACCAGAGAAGCTAGTTAACCAAGTTGCTCTAGCCACTCTAGCCGCAGAAGTTCCTCTAGCTGGTGAAAACGCATTGCCTAGGTACGACGACTATGCACACGAGCAGATTCTCAAGGCCTCCGCGCTGAACCTTGATCAAAACAATGAGGGAGAACCTCGAGAGATGTGTGCATTTACTTACCTAAGGATGAATCCGGAGTTGTTTCAGGCGGATAACTGGGGAAAATTCGTAGCGTTTGTGAAGAAAATGGGTGAAGGGAGAGACTCACATAGATGTCGGGAAGAAGTTGAGCGTGAGGCTGAGCATTTTGTGCACGTTACTCAGCCGCTGGTTCAAGAAGCTGCAGTGGCTCTCACTCACTAG